The Salvelinus namaycush isolate Seneca chromosome 13, SaNama_1.0, whole genome shotgun sequence genome includes a region encoding these proteins:
- the LOC120058043 gene encoding flocculation protein FLO10-like: MGVKSYHSSFSSPVKSYHSSFSSPVKSYHSSFSSPVKSYHSSFSSPVKFYHSSFSSPVKSYHSSFTSPVKFYHSSFSSPVKSYHSSCSSTVKFYHSSFSSPVKSYHSSFSSTVKFYYSSFSSPVKFYHSSFSSPVKSYHSSFSSTVKFYHSSFSSPVKSYHSSFTSSVKSYHSSFSSPVKSYHSSFSSPVKFYHSSFSSTVKFYHSSFTSPVKSYHSSFSSTVKFYHSSFSSPVKSYHSSFSSTVKFYHSSFTSPVKSYHSSFSSPVKVYHSSFSSTVKFYHSSFSSPVKSYHSSFSSTVKFYYSSFSSPSYHSSFSSPVKFYHSSFTSPVKSYHSSFSSPVKSYHSSFTSPVKSYHSSFTSPAKSYHSSFTSPVKSYHSSFSSTVKFYHSSFSSPVKSYHSSFSSTVKFYHSSSSSPVKFYHSSFSSTVKFYHSSFTSPVKSYDSSFSSPVKSYHSSFSSPVKSYHSSFSSPVKSYHSSFSSPVKSYHSSFTSSVKSYHSSFSSPVKSYHSSSSPVNSYHSSFSSPVKSYHSSFSSTVKFYHSSFSSPVKSYHSSFTSSVKSYHSSFSSPVKSYHSSFSSTVKFYHSSFSSPVKSYHSSFSSTVKFYHSSFSSPVNEVYHSSFSSPVKSYHSSFSSPVKSYHSSFTSPVKSYHSSFTSPVKSYHSSFSSSVKSYHSSFSSPVKSYHSSFSSPVKSYHSSFSSSVKCYHSSFSSPVKSYHSSFSSPVKSYHSSFTSPVKFYHSSFTSPVKSYHSSFSSSVKSYHSSFSSPVKSYHSSFSSPVKSYHSSFTSPAHGQDTVCIL, encoded by the exons ATGGGAG TGAAGTCTTACCACTCATCCTTCTCCTCTCCAGTGAAGTCTTACCACTCATCCTTCTCCTCTCCAGTGAAGTCTTACCACTCATCCTTCTCTTCTCCAGTGAAGTCTTACCACTCATCCTTCTCCTCTCCAGTGAAGTTTTATCACTCATCCTTCTCCTCTCCAGTGAAGTCTTACCACTCATCCTTCACCTCTCCAGTGAAGTTTTACCACTCATCCTTCTCCTCTCCAGTGAAGTCTTACCACTCATCCTGCTCCTCTACAGTGAAGTTTTACCACTCATCCTTCTCCTCTCCAGTGAAGTCTTACCACTCATCCTTCTCCTCTACAGTGAAGTTTTACTACTCATCCTTCTCCTCTCCAGTGAAGTTTTATCACTCATCCTTCTCCTCTCCAGTGAAGTCTTACCACTCATCCTTCTCCTCCACAGTGAAGTTTTACCACTCATCCTTCTCCTCTCCAGTGAAGTCTTACCACTCATCCTTCACCTCTTCAGTGAAGTCTTACCACTCATCCTTCTCCTCTCCAGTGAAGTCTTACCACTCATCCTTCTCCTCTCCAGTGAAGTTTTATCACTCATCCTTCTCCTCTACAGTAAAGTTTTACCACTCATCCTTCACCTCTCCAGTGAAGTCTTACCACTCATCCTTCTCCTCTACAGTGAAGTTTTACCACTCATCCTTCTCCTCTCCAGTGAAGTCTTACCACTCATCCTTCTCCTCTACAGTGAAGTTTTACCACTCATCCTTCACCTCTCCAGTGAAGTCTTACCACTCATCCTTCTCCTCTCCAGTGAAGGTTTACCACTCATCCTTCTCCTCTACAGTGAAGTTTTACCACTCATCCTTCTCCTCTCCAGTGAAGTCTTACCACTCATCCTTCTCCTCTACAGTGAAGTTTTACTACTCATCCTTCTCCTCTCCA TCTTACCACTCATCCTTCTCCTCTCCAGTGAAGTTTTACCACTCATCCTTCACCTCTCCAGTGAAGTCTTACCACTCATCCTTCTCCTCTCCAGTGAAGTCTTACCACTCATCCTTCACCTCTCCAGTGAAGTCTTACCACTCATCCTTCACCTCTCCAGCGAAGTCTTACCACTCATCCTTCACCTCTCCAGTGAAGTCTTACCACTCATCCTTCTCCTCTACAGTGAAGTTTTACCACTCATCCTTCTCCTCTCCAGTGAAGTCTTACCACTCATCCTTCTCCTCTACAGTGAAGTTTTAccactcatcctcctcctctccagtgaAGTTTTATCACTCATCCTTCTCCTCTACAGTGAAGTTTTACCACTCATCATTCACCTCTCCAGTGAAGTCTTACGACTCATCCTTCTCCTCTCCAGTGAAGTCTTACCACTCATCCTTCTCCTCTCCAGTGAAGTCTTACCACTCATCCTTCTCCTCTCCAGTGAAGTCTTACCACTCATCCTTCTCCTCTCCAGTGAAGTCTTACCACTCATCCTTCACCTCTTCAGTGAAGTCTTACCACTCATCCTTCTCCTCTCCAGTGAAGTCTTAccactcatcctcctctccagTGAATTCTTACCACTCATCCTTCTCCTCTCCAGTGAAGTCTTACCACTCATCCTTCTCCTCCACAGTGAAGTTTTACCACTCATCCTTCTCCTCTCCAGTGAAGTCTTACCACTCATCCTTCACCTCTTCAGTGAAGTCTTACCACTCATCCTTCTCCTCTCCAGTGAAGTCTTACCACTCATCCTTCTCCTCTACAGTGAAGTTTTACCACTCATCCTTCTCCTCTCCAGTGAAGTCTTACCACTCATCCTTCTCCTCTACAGTGAAGTTTTACCACTCATCCTTCTCCTCTCCAGTGAA TGAAGTCTACCACTCATCCTTCTCCTCTCCAGTGAAGTCTTACCACTCATCCTTCTCCTCTCCAGTGAAGTCTTACCACTCATCCTTCACCTCTCCAGTGAAGTCTTACCACTCATCCTTCACCTCTCCAGTGAAGTCTTACCACTCATCCTTCTCTTCTTCAGTGAAGTCTTACCACTCATCCTTCTCCTCTCCAGTGAAGTCTTACCACTCATCCTTCTCCTCTCCAGTGAAGTCTTACCACTCATCCTTCTCCTCTTCAGTGAAGTGTTACCACTCATCCTTCTCCTCTCCAGTGAAGTCTTACCACTCATCCTTCTCCTCTCCAGTGAAGTCTTACCACTCATCCTTCACCTCTCCAGTGAAGTTTTACCACTCATCCTTCACCTCTCCAGTGAAGTCTTACCACTCATCCTTCTCCTCTTCAGTGAAGTCTTACCACTCATCATTCTCCTCTCCAGTGAAGTCTTACCACTCATCCTTCTCCTCTCCAGTGAAGTCTTACCACTCATCCTTCACCTCTCCAGCTCATGGCCAAGACACAGTGTGCATTTTGTAG